The Micromonospora violae DNA segment GGTCAGGCTGTTGCTGCTCAGCGGCAGGTCGCCGACCACCTGACGGCGGCCGAGCAGGTCGTCGATCTGCACGTCCCGGACGTCGGTGACGGTGATCCGGTGGTCGACCAGGTCCCGCACCGGGGGCAGCACCTTGAAGACCGCGCCGGCCTCAAGAGTGGCCCCCCGGATCTGGCGGATCAGCGCGGCGTCCGCGTTGGCCACCGAGAAGATGACGGCGCTGGCGCCGGTACGCCGGACCGAGGCGGCGACATCGTTGCGTCCGCCCAGCACGCGGACCCGGCCGATGCGCAGGTCCCGCTTGTCAGGGTCGTCGTCGAGCGCGCCGACCGGTAGGTACCGACCGCGCGGGTCGCTGAGCATGGCCCGGAGCAGCCCTTGGCCGGCGTCTCCCATCCCGAACAGCAGCACCGGCGTCGACGACCGGACGTCCGGCCGCATGGCGAGGTCGTGGCGGTGCCGGTACACGAACCGGGCGCCGAGCATGAACAGCAGGGCGAGCGCGCCGCCGACCAGAGGGGTGCTCGCCGGAACCGGTCGCTCGCCGGAGGGCAGCAGGCCGAGCAGCACGATAGCGGCCGTCGTGATGGTGGTGCCGGCGAGGCCCTGGACCTCCTGAAGGCTGCCCAGCGGGTGTCGTCCGGAGTAGAGCCGGCGCAGCGCCGCCACCGCCACGTGGATGATCGCCGCGGCCATTCCGACCGTTGCGGCCCGGCCGAGTTGGCCGGGAGGGAGCTGGAACTCGAATCGGGTCCAGGCGGCTGCGACTGAACCGCCGACCCAGGCGGTGGTGTCGGCCGCGAGAAAGCCGATCGCCCGGCGGCGCGCCTTGGCTCGCCGCGTCCGCTGGTCCAACCGCTCCGTGTGCTCCGTGTCCTGCGGCATGTACTGGCTCCCTGTCCCGTCTTCCGACTACTTCCACCGCCAGGCAGAAGGAGCTTTGCGCTCCTTGTCCTTGTTACAGGGAGAAACGGCATCGTTGGCCGTTTTCGGGTTATCTGAGCTGAAGGTCCGGCTATCCTATTGGCCGCCCAGTGCGCGTGGCCGCCGTCGCGGACAGCGCCGCCTCCGTCCGGCTTCGTCCACCGGTGCCGCGGTGGTCACCGACCGGCCGGAACGTGGTTCCGGGCCGCCTTCACCAGGTGCTCGGCGAGGGCGACGCTGCCGACCCGCTCCGAGAGCCGCTCCAGGTAGAACTGCCGGCCGCTGCGGCCCAGCTCCTCGCGCTTCTCGGCACCCAACTCGTACATCCGGCGGATCGCGTCGGCCAGGGCGTAGCTGTCGCCGGGCGGAGCGACGAACCCGGCGCCGGACGCGTCGACGAGCTCGGCCGCGTCACCCGCCAGAGCGGCCACGATGGGACGGCCGCACGCCAGGGTGCTCTGCACCTTGCTGGGCATGATCGAGCGAAGGAAAGGCTGGTCGCGCAAGGAGATCAACTGGACGTCCCCGAGCGGCATCAGTTCGACCATCCGCTCGATCGGCTGCTGGCCGAGGAAGACCACCCGGCCGGGTTCGTACCGTGCGGCCGATTCGCGTAGCCGCCCCTCTTCCACACCGCTGCCCGCGAACACGAGCGTCAGGTCCGGGATGTCGGCGAGATGCTCCAGTGCGTCGACGGCGACATCGAGGCCCTGGAGGTTTCCCATGCTTCCGGCGTACATGACGACGAAGCCCTCCAGCCCGAGGGTCGCCGCCAACTCAGGATCAGCTGGTCGTGGGCGGAACAGGCGCTCGTCGACCCAGTTGTAGACGACCGAGAGTTTGTCCCGGGGGACGCCGCGGCTGTTCAGGATGTCGGCCATACCCGGCGCGATGACGGCCACCGACGACGCGTTGCGATGCGCCGAGTCGCAGAACCGGGTGAGCAACCGGACTATCAGGTCGGTGCGACGGCCAGGGCGGACGTAGTCGCTCTGCGCCAGGGTGTCCGGCCAGAGATCCTCCATCAGGATCACGTACGGGCGTCCGTGCAGCCAACGGGCCAGCATCGCCGGCAGCGTCACAGTTGCCGGCGAGGAGTAGACCAGCCACACGTCGACCTTGCGGAGCAGGTCCAACCGGACCGCCGCCGAGGCCGCGAAGCTGAGATAGTTGGCAGCCCGTCCGACTGCCGACCGGTCGTGGCTGGGCACCAGCGGCACCCGGTGCACCGAGACGCCGTTCATCATCTCGAACTGGTACGGGCGTAGCCGGTAACCCGGAGACAGCCGGCCGGACGGGTAGTTCGGGAACCCGGTGAGCACATGCACCTCGTGCCCGAGTGCGACGAGCGACCGGCTGATGATCCCCGGAAGGACGGCGGAGCCACCCTCCGGGTCGTACCACTGCGTGATGATCCCGATTCTCACCGCGCTGCCACCGCAGCCGGAGCAGCCGCTGCCACCGCAGCCGGAGCAGCCAAGGAACCGAGCAGGCCAGTCGAGCCTGACACGGGGGTGAGAGTCATGGAGAACCTTCCTGTTGGGGCGGGGCTACTGCGTCAGCGACCGGTTGTGCGCGCCGCGCTGCTCGTCTCGACCGGTTGCGAGTCACCTGTTCGGGGCCGCGCCACGCCGTCAGCGTTCGGTGCCGACGCGGATGTCGGCGGGGTGCCCGCCGTCCGCAGCCGCTCCCATGCCTCGGGGTGCAGCTGGGGTGCCAGCCCCTGGTCGGCGAGCCAACCGGGCGTCTGCCGCTTGCCGAACAGGAGCATGTCGACCCGACGGGCGTGCGCGTTGGCGTTCAGACTCGTCCGGCCGTACGCGGCGAGGCAGCGGGTCGCGTACCGCGCCACCCGACGCGGGATGTGCCGTGGCTCGCGGCCACCGAGAAGGCGGAGCAGAAGCCCGGTTGTCATGCCGTTGTGGGGCTGGACCACGATGGGCGGCACCGGGCCGTCGACGAGCCCGAGGTGGGCGATCGCCGCGGCGACATCGTCGATGAGGACCTGGGGCGTCGGCGCGGTACCGTCCCCGGCGACGCAGCTCAACGGCGACTGTGCGAGCCGGATGAGCGCCCGGGTGTTCGGCCGATCCACATCATGGACCCAGGTCGACCGGTAGATGACCGAGTCGATGTGGTCCTCGCGCTGGAGCAGGCGCTCGCCGATCGCCTTGGAGCGCGAGTACGGCGAGAAGGGCAACGTCCGCGGTGTCTCGTCGAGATCCATGGCGCCCTGCGCCGCAGCCGAACTGACGTGGACCAGCCGGCCGGCGTTGACCAGCGTGGCGGCGCGGGCGACCAGGGTGGGGAGCAGTGAGTTGCCGCCGTACAACGCGGCACTGTCCGGGGCGGACCCGTTTGGCAGCCCAGCCGTGTTGATCACGCTGTGCGCACCGTCGAGCTGGGCGGCGAGGGCCTCGACGACGTCTCGCTGGAGATCCGCCGGCACCGACTCGCTTCGGAGCGCCTCGACCAGCGGCCACGCCAGGCGTGGTGTGGTGACGAGATGGACCTCGGCGCCCCTGCGGCGCAGCTCGGCGACGACCGCGCGGCCGACGAAGCCGCTGCTGCCGAGCACCGCGACCTTCTTGACCTGTCGATTCCCGGCGCCGCCCAGGTCACCGGCTCGTTGAGCTGACAGTTCTGGCATGGATCGTTCTTCCTTCCGGTGCGGGTTGGGCCCGTGAAGCGGTGAGCCAGGCGGGGGCGGTGAGGTAGGCGGCGAGGATCGCGAGGGCCGTGGCGTCCAGTGCGGCCCGCACGAGTGGCCCGCTGAACGACGCGACGACCAGGCAGCCGGCCACTGTCGCCCCGGCGATAGCGGTCAGCACGGTGACCCGCTGATGTGACCGACCAGCGTCCGTCAGCCGCTGATAGGCGTGGTTGCGGTGTGGGCGGTACCAGGCCTCGCCCTTACTGATGCGGCGCAGGAGCGTCCAGCCGGTGTCGGCGAGGTACAGCGCGAGGGGCGCCACGGCCGCCTCCGGCGGTACGCCGCGAACGATGGCGTACGCGGCGATCGTGCTGAGTGCACCGCCCAGGGCGTACGAGCCGACATCACCGAGAAAGACCTTCGCGACCCAGGCGTTCCAGGGGAGAAACGTCAGGGACGCGGCCGCGATCAGACTGCCGGCCGCGGTCAGGAGCGGGAGGTCCGTGAACACTCCGAGTGCGGCGTACACCGCTCCACCGAGGATCGCGTGCACCGTCGAGATGCCGTTGATGCCGTCCATGAAATTGAAGGCGTTCACGTACGAGGTCAGCCACGCCGCCAGGGCGAGTACGAGGAGCACGTGGACGTACCACGCCTGCCCGCCGGGCACCAGGACCAGTCCCGTGGCGACACCGGCGAGCAGTTGCAGGAGCAGGCGCAGGCGGATCGGGGCGCCCCAGAGGTCTTCCAGGAGCCCGATCGCCGCGAAGAAGAGCAGCGGCACGGCGATGGATCGCGCGTGCTCGTTGAGGAGAAGTGCGAGCCCGGCCGCCGCGGCGACGCCCACGCCGCCGCCGCGCGGGATCGGCGTGCTGTGCGAGGACCGCTCGGACGGTATGTCGAGAACGGCGGCCGATTTCAGCAGGCGAAGGATCAGCGGCTGCAACAGGGTGCCGACGACGAGTGCGAGCACGATTCCGCCTGCGAGCGGAACATTCAGCACGGCGTGATTCCTGACGGAAAAAAGTGAGGATCCTCTTGAATATGTACGAGATTCACCACTTGTGCCTTTGGGTTGAACCGGTCATAGACGGATGAATCAATCATAGGAGGTCGCTACTATGGACAAACGACCGTTCCGCGTATTCGGTGTGCGACGCGCAGCTGAAACTGCTCACGCTGGCGTCGAAGACGTCCGGCAGCCCGGCGCGGGCGTTGACCTCGTCAGTCAGTCAGCCGCGCCGAACGGGACGGCGGCCGCCCACCGAAGGTGCGATGGGGCGGCCGGCCTGGTCACCGTCGTGGTGCGGCAGGCCCGGTGGTGGAACCCGGCTCGCCGGTCCCGTCGTCCAGCAACCGGGTGAGCAACGTCCGCAAGGGGATCGACTCGCCGTCGCGGCCACCCGCCCCGACGATCAACGGTGCCGGGCTGGGCTGGGGGTCGACCCCGAAGAGCCAGGCTCGTGGACCGCCCGGCACGGTCAGCAGGTGGAACCGGCCGGCCACGTCCACCGCCCGAGTCTCGGCCCGGTCGACGTACCAGCCGGTCAGCCCCGTCCGGTAGCGTCCACGCCCGTCGTACCCGTGGGCGAGCAGCCGGGTGGTGGGCAGCCCTCGCCGGGTCGCCTCGGCCACGAACCAGGCCACCAGCTCCGCCGCCTCCGCGTGCTCGGCGGCCCGCCGCCGCGCGTCCGCGTCGGCGTGCGCCCGCACCGCCTGCCGCTGCTGATCCCGCCACTCCCGGGCGTCGCGCTCACCCACGACGCCGACGGTACGCGACCGGCTCAGTCGAGGACGGCCCGCAGGGTACGCCGGGCGATGGCGGCCATCACCCGGTTCGTCTCGACGTAGTACGGCAGCGCGTTGATCGCCTGTAGCAGCGCCCAACCGCGCCCCCGCTCCCAGGTGTCGTTGTCCACGCCCAACGCCCGCCGGTACGTCTCCCGCGCCCCGGCGTCGAGCAGGTTCCACGCCGGCATCAGGTCCACCGCCGGATCACCCACGTTGACGGTCTCCAGGTCGATGACGGCGGCCAGCCGGCCGTCGCGGACCAGCAGGTTGCCCGGCATCAGGTCGGCGTGGATCCACACGTCACGGTCGTCGCGCCGGGGAGCCTCCCGGCACCGGTCCCACACGACGGCGAGCCGGGCGGTGTCGGTGAGGTGGACACTGTCGGCGAGAGCCGACCGCACGTCGACGTCCAGGGCCACCAGCGGCCCGCCCCGGCCGGACCCCGACCAGGTCCGCCCGCCCGTGTCGATGCTGCGCAGTGCGACGACGACGCCAGCCAGGTCGCGGGCGAACGTGTCCGGGTCGCCGATCAGGTCAGGCCGCGCCGGCTCGCCGGCGATCCAGCGGTACGCGGTCCACGGCCCGGGGTACCCCGCACCCGGCTCGCCGAGGCCGAGCGGTTCGGGCACCGCGATCGGCAGGTACGCGGCGAGCAGCCGGGCGTACTCCTGCTCCCGTAGCAGCTCGGCGCGCAGCTCCGCGTCGGCACCGGGTTGCAGCGGGAACCGCAGGACGATCTCCGGGCCGAGCCGGAACAGGGCGTTCACCGTGCCGCTCGACGGAACTGGGTGCACCGGGAGGGCCCGCCACTCGGGGAACTGCGCGGCCACCAGCGCGGAAACCACGTCCACGCTCACGTCCACCTGATCGGCGTGCATCCTCACCGCGAGATCATCACCCCGAACCTCACGGTCACGCGAGCGGATTTCCCGACCTCGCTGAGCCAGGGGGCCGGCTCGGCTTCGTCGATCATGGAGTTGTGGTGCCTGGCTTGGCGCTGTGCGGGCGATTTGTCACCCACCACAACTCCATGATCGACGGGCGGCGCGGGGTTGACGTACTGAGCGGGATCAGGCCAGGCCGGCGCGGCGCAGGGCTTCCGCCATCGCGTCGTTGGCCGGCGCCGGTGCGCCGTGGCGCTGCCCGCCGCCGCGACCGCCTTGGCCACCGCGACTGTCCTGCCTGCCGCGACCGCCCTGCCCGCCGCCACCGCTCTGCGGGCCACCGGACGTGCCCTGCCTGCCGCGACCGCCCTGCCCGGCACCACCGCCCTGCGGTGCGCGCTGCGCCGGACCGCCACGCCCCTCCTGGCTCGTCCGACCACCACCGCCGCCGGCCGGAGCCTCGTCGTCCAGGCGCAGGGTCAGCGAGATGCGCTTACGCGGTACGTCCACATCGAGCACCCGGACCTTGACCACGTCGCCGGATTTCACCACCTCGCGGGGGTCCTTCACGAAGGTCCGGGACATCGCCGAGACGTGCACCAGGCCGTCCTGGTGCACGCCGACGTCCA contains these protein-coding regions:
- a CDS encoding aminoglycoside phosphotransferase family protein encodes the protein MHADQVDVSVDVVSALVAAQFPEWRALPVHPVPSSGTVNALFRLGPEIVLRFPLQPGADAELRAELLREQEYARLLAAYLPIAVPEPLGLGEPGAGYPGPWTAYRWIAGEPARPDLIGDPDTFARDLAGVVVALRSIDTGGRTWSGSGRGGPLVALDVDVRSALADSVHLTDTARLAVVWDRCREAPRRDDRDVWIHADLMPGNLLVRDGRLAAVIDLETVNVGDPAVDLMPAWNLLDAGARETYRRALGVDNDTWERGRGWALLQAINALPYYVETNRVMAAIARRTLRAVLD
- a CDS encoding glycosyltransferase family 4 protein gives rise to the protein MRIGIITQWYDPEGGSAVLPGIISRSLVALGHEVHVLTGFPNYPSGRLSPGYRLRPYQFEMMNGVSVHRVPLVPSHDRSAVGRAANYLSFAASAAVRLDLLRKVDVWLVYSSPATVTLPAMLARWLHGRPYVILMEDLWPDTLAQSDYVRPGRRTDLIVRLLTRFCDSAHRNASSVAVIAPGMADILNSRGVPRDKLSVVYNWVDERLFRPRPADPELAATLGLEGFVVMYAGSMGNLQGLDVAVDALEHLADIPDLTLVFAGSGVEEGRLRESAARYEPGRVVFLGQQPIERMVELMPLGDVQLISLRDQPFLRSIMPSKVQSTLACGRPIVAALAGDAAELVDASGAGFVAPPGDSYALADAIRRMYELGAEKREELGRSGRQFYLERLSERVGSVALAEHLVKAARNHVPAGR
- a CDS encoding NAD-dependent epimerase/dehydratase family protein; this translates as MPELSAQRAGDLGGAGNRQVKKVAVLGSSGFVGRAVVAELRRRGAEVHLVTTPRLAWPLVEALRSESVPADLQRDVVEALAAQLDGAHSVINTAGLPNGSAPDSAALYGGNSLLPTLVARAATLVNAGRLVHVSSAAAQGAMDLDETPRTLPFSPYSRSKAIGERLLQREDHIDSVIYRSTWVHDVDRPNTRALIRLAQSPLSCVAGDGTAPTPQVLIDDVAAAIAHLGLVDGPVPPIVVQPHNGMTTGLLLRLLGGREPRHIPRRVARYATRCLAAYGRTSLNANAHARRVDMLLFGKRQTPGWLADQGLAPQLHPEAWERLRTAGTPPTSASAPNADGVARPRTGDSQPVETSSAARTTGR
- a CDS encoding UDP-phosphate glycosyltransferase, whose amino-acid sequence is MLNVPLAGGIVLALVVGTLLQPLILRLLKSAAVLDIPSERSSHSTPIPRGGGVGVAAAAGLALLLNEHARSIAVPLLFFAAIGLLEDLWGAPIRLRLLLQLLAGVATGLVLVPGGQAWYVHVLLVLALAAWLTSYVNAFNFMDGINGISTVHAILGGAVYAALGVFTDLPLLTAAGSLIAAASLTFLPWNAWVAKVFLGDVGSYALGGALSTIAAYAIVRGVPPEAAVAPLALYLADTGWTLLRRISKGEAWYRPHRNHAYQRLTDAGRSHQRVTVLTAIAGATVAGCLVVASFSGPLVRAALDATALAILAAYLTAPAWLTASRAQPAPEGRTIHARTVSSTSR